TCATGACCATGAAACCGATAATCAGGAAAATGAATAAAACATATATCCAATGAAGTGCCGTTAATTCTATGACCATGGAATAATCCTCCTTTCTAAATGACATACTGTGTCCCTTTGCGTTATATAGGCAAATTTCCTAATTGAGTACTACAGGATATGTTGGCCGCGGAAAGGTGTGAGCGGAATCAGAGAATTTTTTCTCGGTCTCGAGACGGAGGGGAAAAGCTTCTCCAGAGGGGCGAAAAATGGCGAGCCATATTTTAATATAAAGCTATAATTCATATCTTAAAAACCATCATGTTTGACAATAAAAAAAGGATTTTCCCAGCATGAAAAGAATTAGTGATTATGATAGGAAGAAAGAAGGGGGAACTTTTGAGTAAACGATCGATGAATCAGATAGCTGCGGCTGTCATACTATCAGCCTTAGGGGTTATTCTTCTGTTAGTCAATTTAGGTGTCATTTCCTTGGAAATAAAAGAGCTTTTTGTCGTAACCTATCCATTTTTATTATTTTTGTATGGCTTAGTAGCTTTACTGAAGAGGCAGTTTGGATGGGGATCGTTCATCGTCCTATTTTCATCGTTGCTGATCATGGAACGTTTTGGGGTGATAGATTTTCATTTTCTTGATGTATGGAAGCTTTGGCCGCTGGTGTTGATTTATTTTGGAGCTGGTATTCTCTTTAAGGGTAGAAAACTAAAGGTTATTTACCGAACTGATTTCCCGTCGGCTAAGGAGGCGGAAAATATCCCGTCGGCCGAAACATCCTTGAAGAAAATACGAGGGGTGTCGATTGGCAACGTAACATTTAAAAAGCAAAACTGGGCTGTCGAACCAATGGATTTATACAATATGATCGGGGAATATTTTATCGACTTCAGCAAAGGTTTCATTCCAGACAGGGAAACACCAATAGTGGTGAGAGGCTGGATTGGTGAAGTGAAAATGCTCATTCCAGAGGATGTCCCGGTAAAGATCAATGCTGTCATAGGTGTCGGTGAAGTAAAGCTCTTTGATTATGCCCAGGAGCAAATAAAACATGTAGTCGCATATAAGTCGGATGATTATGACCAGGCAATAAGAAAACTGAACATTACGATCGAATTGAAAATCGGTTCTGTAAGGATTGATCGGGTGTAGGAGGGAGAAGCAAATGACAAGTATCCGCTTATGGTTTATTCAAACGTTCTTGATGATGGCTTTCATAACTTCTCTCATCCTGTTCATCGGTCTTCAAATCTTTCTGTTCCTGGTGCCTGACAGCGGTCTTACCACTGCAATGACCTTTTGGTTTTGGCTGTATAGTTTTGTCATTATGGCAGTAGTCGGGTTTTATTTCAGTTTACGAGGAAGCTACGTTATCAAGGGACGTCTTGGCGATATTTTATTGTTTATCACTACTTTGCGCAGAGGCAAATTCACGGAAAGAATCCAAATGGATGAAAAAGATGAGATCGGACTCATATCTGAGGAACTTAATCAGTTATCTGAATACCTCCAAGACCAGGTCCATTCATTGCAGCGGCTTGCAGAAGAAAAAACGGAGCTATCAAAGACGGCAAAGTCCGCCGCGACCATGGAGGAAAGACAGAGGCTCGCCAGGGATCTGCATGACGTAGTCAGCCAGCAGTTATTCGCGCTTAGCATGATGTCATCTGCTTCACTAAGGTGGTTTGACCAGGACCCAGAGAAGGCCAGGAAGCAGCTGGAGCAAATATCTGATATAGCAGGCAAAGCACAGGGGGAAATGAGGGCCCTTCTTCTTCATCTAAGGCCTGTCCAATTGAGTGGGGAGAGCTTGTGTGAAGGAATCATTAAACTAATCAAGGAACTGAAGCAAAAAACGAATCTTGCATTTGAAGCAAGCGTCGATGAAATCGAACATCTTTCACAAGCTGCAGAAGAGCATATTTTCCGGATTGTCCAGGAAGCATTATCTAATATCCTGCGTCATGCTGATGCGACAAAGGTGAAATTGGTGCTTACAGAAGAGAATCGATATATAAATCTGTATATCGGTGACGATGGCAAAGGCTTCGATATCCACGAAGAAAAGATGGCATCATACGGCCTTAAGACGATGAGAGAACGGTGTGAACAAATTGGCGGTACATATAATATTCGTTCAAAAGCGAATGAAGGAACATATATTGAAATACGGATACCGGCTTTGAGGAGGGAAGAGTAATGGGGAAAATAAGGGTTGTGGTAGTAGATGATCATGAAATGGTAAGAAAAGGAATCATTTCCTATTTGGAGACCGAACCAGCAATCGAGATTGTCGGGGAGGCGGATGGCGGAAAAAAGGCAGTTTCACTTGTGAAGGATACAAAACCAGAGGTTGTCCTGATGGACCTGTTAATGGAAAATGGATCGGGTATTGAAGCAACCAGGGAGATACTAAGCTTCTATCCAGAATGCAAAATCATCATCATCACTAGCTTTTATGACGATGAACAGGTTTTTCCGGCCATTGAGGCAGGAGCATTCAGTTATATGCTAAAAACAGCGTCTGCATCAGAAGTCATTAAGGCGATAGAAAAAGCATCCAGAGGGGAAACCGTCATTGAACCAAAAGTGGCTAATAGGATGATGAAAAGGCTTAGACCGCAGGAACGTAAGCCACATGATGAACTGACAGAACGGGAGCTTGATGTCCTGAAGTGTATCGGTGAAGGCATGACAAACCAGCAGATCAGTGAAGAGTTATTCATCGGTGTCAAAACGGTCAAAACCCATGTTTCTAACATTCTAGGTAAACTCGGTTTATCAGACAGGACGCAGGCCGCGGTTTATGCAAATCGAAACGGCTTGATAAAAACTTCATGAAGAATGGGAGGGTGCTTTTGCCCCTCCCATCTTTTATTTCTGAATAAGAAAGTATAAATTTTTGCACTTAGATTAGTGTCTAGCTCCAGCGCCTAGCCCCTCGAGTCGCTTCGGTCAGCCCAATGAAGTCATAGAACGACTTCACCGGTCGGCCCTCCAGCGCTTGTCGGGGCTGACCAAGGCGCTTGCGCTTTTCTTATTCAATGTAGTATTTAGAGACATATGATGCACTCTCAAAAATATTCGGTCGAGCACCGTCTATTCCCGCTTCTGTGCCGCGTTTTTTGTGTGCATGGTCATATGCCTTCGATTTTTGCCAGTTTTCGAATGCCCCTTCATTTTCCCAGATTGTCATAATGATATAGGTGTTTGAACTTAAAGGACGAAGAACACGGATCGCGACGAAGCCTGGTTCGTTCTCAATTAGTCTCGGCCTATTCAAGAATCGGTCTTCAAAAAGGGGCCGTCCTTCGTCTGTTACCGGAATATTGTTGAGAACAGCGAATCCCTCATGGTCAAGTGAACCAGCGGAATCAATCACTTCATACTTCCTTGGTGAACTGAACGCTGTTTTCTTGTCTGTCTCATGGACAAGGAGCGACGACTCATTATTGTTCATCAATATCATGTTTTCTCCTTGGTGCTTTTCTTTCAACTTCATTAAAAAGTCTGGAGTTCCTGACGTAATATATAGATTCATTTTCTCACCTCATTTTAAATAAATATGCTTTGCTTCTATTATACTAATTGTATCCTTCAAAACCCAAGCTATCATCTGTTTTCCCTTTTATTGAGTAAGTAAAAGCAAAATTCGTCAAATTTTCAACAATTTAAAGCGTTTGCTATGAAATCGGTTAATAAAAACGATATAGTGTATATAGTTTGTTATTTTTAAAAGGCGTTGATGTCACTCCAGGCGCTTCGCTTTTCGCGGGAAGAATATGAAAAATCAATAAAATGCTTGAATAGGTTTAACAATCCTTTTTATCAGGGAAAATAGTTGTTTTTTATTTTAATCCTTTTATATTACAATGGATTACAGACATTATTGAAAGGTGGACCACACTTAATGAGCAAGATTATTAACGATACTTTTTTAAAAGCAGCCAGAGGAGAAGCAACTGATTATGTTCCTGTCTGGTATATGAGACAAGCTGGTAGGTCACAGCCTGAATATAGAGAAATCAAGGAAAAATACTCTTTATTTGAAATTACACACCAGCCTGAGCTTTGCGCTTACGTCACAAGGCTTCCTGTAGAACAATACGACGTGGATGCGGCGATTCTATACAAGGACATCATGACACCGCTGCCAGCCATGGGCGTGGATGTAGAAATTAAATCAGGGATCGGACCTGTCATTTCGAATCCTGTAAAAACATTATCTGATGTTGAAAAACTGGGTGCGATCAACCCTGAATCCGATATTCCATACGTACTTGACACAATCAAGCTTCTTACAGAAGAACAGCTGTCTGTACCATTGATCGGTTTCTCAGGAGCACCGTTCACGCTTGCAAGTTATATGATTGAAGGCGGCCCCTCTAAGAATTACAACAAGACAAAGGCATTTATGTATGCCCAGCCTGAAGCATGGTTCGCACTGATGGACAAGCTAGGCGATATGGTAATTACATATGTGAAGTCTCAAATCAAGGCTGGAGTAAAAGCTATTCAGATTTTTGATTCATGGGTAGGTGCGCTGAATGTTCAGGATTACCGAACTTTCATCAAGCCAGTAATGAACAGGATTTTTTCTGAACTGAAGAAGGAAAATGTACCATTGATCATGTTTGGAGTTGGAGCAAGCCACCTTGCCATGGAATGGAACGAACTTCCGCTAGATGTTGTTGGATTGGATTGGCGTCTGCAAATCAGTGAAGCTCGCGAGCTTGGAATCCAGAAAACCGTCATGGGAAATCTTGATCCTGCAATCCTGCTTGCCCCTTGGGAAGTAATAGAAGAAAAGGCCAAGGCGATCCTTGACCAGGGCATGACACAGCCAGGCTATATCTTCAACCTTGGACATGGTGTATTCCCATCAGTGAACCCGGAAACATTGAAAAAGCTGACTGCTTTTATCCATGAGTATTCTGCCTCGAAACTAGGCAAATAGTCTCTATTCTGCTTCAGAGCATTACATTTGGTAAAATGGTCTGGTTTTTGGCAGAATAGAAGCTTAGAGACTCGAAAAAGAGGTGCAATCATGACGAAGAAAAAGATGGGTTTGCTTGTGATGGCATATGGCACACCCTACAAAGAAGAAGATATTGAACGATACTATACACATATCCGCCACGGACGCACTCCGTCACCTGAAATGCTTGAGGACTTAAAAGAGCGTTACGATGCAATTGGCGGAATTTCTCCACTTGCGAAAATTACCGTTGCACAGGGCGAGAAACTTGAACAGCATTTGAACAGCATCCAGGATGACATTGAATTCAAGATGTATCTCGGTCTAAAGCATATCGAGCCGTTCATCGAGGATGCAGTCAAGCAAATGCATGATGATGGTATTGAAGAAGCGGTCAGCATCGTGCTCGCACCGCACTTTTCTACCTTCAGCGTGAAATCTTATAATGGACGCGCCAAGGAAGAAGCGGCAAAATTGGGCGGTCCAGAAATTGTATCCGTAGAACAGTGGTATGATGAGCCGAAATTTATTAAGTACTGGTCAGACAGAGTAAGTAAAACATTTGCTGAAATGCCTGATGATGAGCGCGAGAATTCAGTATTGATCGTTTCGGCTCACAGCCTTCCGGAGAAGATTCTCCAAATGGGGGATCCGTATCCTGAACAATTAAAGGAAACCGCTGATATGATCGCAAACCAGGCAAATGTGAAAAATTACGAGGTTGGCTGGCAAAGTGCAGGCAACACACCTGAGCCATGGCTAGGTCCAGATGTCCAGGACTTGACGAGAGACCTGTTCGAGGCAAATGGATATAAAGCCTTTGTTTATGTGCCGGCTGGATTTGTTTCCGACCACCTGGAAGTACTATATGACAATGACTATGAATGCAAGATCGTAACGGATGACATCGGGGCCAGCTATTACAGGCCGGCAATGCCAAATACAGAGCCTGAATTTATTGATGCATTGGCAGATGTGATTCTGAAGAAGCTGTCAACTTCACGCTAAAACTACTTAAAGAAGGCGATTTACCGTGACAGAAAAGAAGAAAGTTGTAATTGTAGGGGGAGGCATAACTGGTTTGGCGGCTGCATACTATTTGCAAAAGTATGCCAGGGAGAACCAGCTTCCGCTTGATGTGAAATTGGTCGAAGCCTCTCATCGTGTTGGCGGGAAGATGCAAACTTATGTTAAAGATGGTTTTGTCATTGAAAGAGGACCGGATTCTTTCCTGGAGAGGAAAGAAAGTGCAGGACGACTCGCCAGGGAAGTAGGCTTGGGAGATAAATTAGTCAATAACAGTACGGGGAAATCGTATGTGTTAGTGAAGGACAAGCTCCACCCTATGCCTGGCGGATCAGTGATGGGGATTCCTACACAAATCGCCCCTTTTGTTACAACTGGCCTGTTTTCATGGCCAGGCAAGTTCCGGGCTGCAGGAGACTTCT
This window of the Mesobacillus jeotgali genome carries:
- the liaF gene encoding cell wall-active antibiotics response protein LiaF is translated as MSKRSMNQIAAAVILSALGVILLLVNLGVISLEIKELFVVTYPFLLFLYGLVALLKRQFGWGSFIVLFSSLLIMERFGVIDFHFLDVWKLWPLVLIYFGAGILFKGRKLKVIYRTDFPSAKEAENIPSAETSLKKIRGVSIGNVTFKKQNWAVEPMDLYNMIGEYFIDFSKGFIPDRETPIVVRGWIGEVKMLIPEDVPVKINAVIGVGEVKLFDYAQEQIKHVVAYKSDDYDQAIRKLNITIELKIGSVRIDRV
- a CDS encoding sensor histidine kinase, which codes for MTSIRLWFIQTFLMMAFITSLILFIGLQIFLFLVPDSGLTTAMTFWFWLYSFVIMAVVGFYFSLRGSYVIKGRLGDILLFITTLRRGKFTERIQMDEKDEIGLISEELNQLSEYLQDQVHSLQRLAEEKTELSKTAKSAATMEERQRLARDLHDVVSQQLFALSMMSSASLRWFDQDPEKARKQLEQISDIAGKAQGEMRALLLHLRPVQLSGESLCEGIIKLIKELKQKTNLAFEASVDEIEHLSQAAEEHIFRIVQEALSNILRHADATKVKLVLTEENRYINLYIGDDGKGFDIHEEKMASYGLKTMRERCEQIGGTYNIRSKANEGTYIEIRIPALRREE
- a CDS encoding response regulator transcription factor, which codes for MGKIRVVVVDDHEMVRKGIISYLETEPAIEIVGEADGGKKAVSLVKDTKPEVVLMDLLMENGSGIEATREILSFYPECKIIIITSFYDDEQVFPAIEAGAFSYMLKTASASEVIKAIEKASRGETVIEPKVANRMMKRLRPQERKPHDELTERELDVLKCIGEGMTNQQISEELFIGVKTVKTHVSNILGKLGLSDRTQAAVYANRNGLIKTS
- a CDS encoding antibiotic biosynthesis monooxygenase family protein, producing MNLYITSGTPDFLMKLKEKHQGENMILMNNNESSLLVHETDKKTAFSSPRKYEVIDSAGSLDHEGFAVLNNIPVTDEGRPLFEDRFLNRPRLIENEPGFVAIRVLRPLSSNTYIIMTIWENEGAFENWQKSKAYDHAHKKRGTEAGIDGARPNIFESASYVSKYYIE
- the hemE gene encoding uroporphyrinogen decarboxylase, with the protein product MSKIINDTFLKAARGEATDYVPVWYMRQAGRSQPEYREIKEKYSLFEITHQPELCAYVTRLPVEQYDVDAAILYKDIMTPLPAMGVDVEIKSGIGPVISNPVKTLSDVEKLGAINPESDIPYVLDTIKLLTEEQLSVPLIGFSGAPFTLASYMIEGGPSKNYNKTKAFMYAQPEAWFALMDKLGDMVITYVKSQIKAGVKAIQIFDSWVGALNVQDYRTFIKPVMNRIFSELKKENVPLIMFGVGASHLAMEWNELPLDVVGLDWRLQISEARELGIQKTVMGNLDPAILLAPWEVIEEKAKAILDQGMTQPGYIFNLGHGVFPSVNPETLKKLTAFIHEYSASKLGK
- the hemH gene encoding ferrochelatase, translating into MTKKKMGLLVMAYGTPYKEEDIERYYTHIRHGRTPSPEMLEDLKERYDAIGGISPLAKITVAQGEKLEQHLNSIQDDIEFKMYLGLKHIEPFIEDAVKQMHDDGIEEAVSIVLAPHFSTFSVKSYNGRAKEEAAKLGGPEIVSVEQWYDEPKFIKYWSDRVSKTFAEMPDDERENSVLIVSAHSLPEKILQMGDPYPEQLKETADMIANQANVKNYEVGWQSAGNTPEPWLGPDVQDLTRDLFEANGYKAFVYVPAGFVSDHLEVLYDNDYECKIVTDDIGASYYRPAMPNTEPEFIDALADVILKKLSTSR